The sequence NNNNNNNNNNNNNNNNNNNNNNNNNNNNNNNNNNNNNNNNNNNNNNNNNNNNNNNNNNNNNNNNNNNNNNNNNNNNNNNNNNNNNNNNNNNNNNNNNNNNNNNNNNNNNNNNNNNNNNNNNNNNNNNNNNNNNNNNNNNNNNNNNNNNNNNNNNNNNNNNNNNNNNNNNNNNNNNNNNNNNNNNNNNNNNNNNNNNNNNNNNNNNNNNNNNNNNNNNNNNNNNNNNNNNNNNNNNNNNNNNNNNNNNNNNNNNNNNNNNNNNNNNNNNNNNNNNNNNNNNNNNNNNNNNNNNNNNNNNNNNNNNNNNNNNNNNNNNNNNNNNNNNNNNNNNNNNNNNNNNNNNNNNNNNNNNNNNNNNNNNNNNNNNNNNNNNNNNNNNNNNNNNNNNNNNNNNNNNNNNNNNNNNNNNNNNNNNNNNNNNNNNNNNNNNNNNNNNNNNNNNNNNNNNNNNNNNNNNNNNNNNNNNNNNNNNNNNNNNNNNNNNNNNNNNNNNNNNNNNNNNNNNNNNNNNNNNNNNNNNNNNNNNNNNNNNNNNNNNNNNNNNNNNNNNNNNNNNNNNNNNNNNNNNNNNNNNNNNNNNNNNNNNNNNNNNNNNNNNNNNNNNNNNNNNNNNNNNNNNNNNNNNNNNNNNNNNNNNNNNNNNNNNNNNNNNNNNNNNNNNNNNNNNNNNNNNNNNNNNNNNNNNNNNNNNNNNNNNNNNNNNNNNNNNNNNNNNNNNNNNNNNNNNNNNNNNNNNNNNNNNNNNNNNNNNNNNNNNNNNNNNNNNNNNNNNNNNNNNNNNNNNNNNNNNNNNNNNNNNNNNNNNNNNNNNNNNNNNNNNNNNNNNNNNNNNNNNNNNNNNNNNNNNNNNNNNNNNNNNNNNNNNNNNNNNNNNNNNNNNNNNNNNNNNNNNNNNNNNNNNNNNNNNNNNNNNNNNNNNNNNNNNNNNNNNNNNNNNNNNNNNNNNNNNNNNNNNNNNNNNNNNNNNNNNNNNNNNNNNNNNNNNNNNNNNNNNNNNNNNNNNNNNNNNNNNNNNNNNNNNNNNNNNNNNNNNNNNNNNNNNNNNNNNNNNNNNNNNNNNNNNNNNNNNNNNNNNNNNNNNNNNNNNNNNNNNNNNNNNNNNNNNNNNNNNNNNNNNNNNNNNNNNNNNNNNNNNNNNNNNNNNNNNNNNNNNNNNNNNNNNNNNNNNNNNNNNNNNNNNNNNNNNNNNNNNNNNNNNNNNNNNNNNNNNNNNNNNNNNNNNNNNNNNNNNNNNNNNNNNNNNNNNNNNNNNNNNNNNNNNNNNNNNNNNNNNNNNNNNNNNNNNNNNNNNNNNNNNNNNNNNNNNNNNNNNNNNNNNNNNNNNNNNNNNNNNNNNNNNNNNNNNNNNNNNNNNNNNNNNNNNNNNNNNNNNNNNNNNNNNNNNNNNNNNNNNNNNNNNNNNNNNNNNNNNNNNNNNNNNNNNNNNNNNNNNNNNNNNNNNNNNNNNNNNNNNNNNNNNNNNNNNNNNNNNNNNNNNNNNNNNNNNNNNNNNNNNNNNNNNNNNNNNNNNNNNNNNNNNNNNNNNNNNNNNNNNNNNNNNNNNNNNNNNNNNNNNNNNNNNNNNNNNNNNNNNNNNNNNNNNNNNNNNNNNNNNNNNNNNNNNNNNNNNNNNNNNNNNNNNNNNNNNNNNNNNNNNNNNNNNNNNNNNNNNNNNNNNNNNNNNNNNNNNNNNNNNNNNNNNNNNNNNNNNNNNNNNNNNNNNNNNNNNNNNNNNNNNNNNNNNNNNNNNNNNNNNNNNNNNNNNNNNNNNNNNNNNNNNNNNNNNNNNNNNNNNNNNNNNNNNNNNNNNNNNNNNNNNNNNNNNNNNNNNNNNNNNNNNNNNNNNNNNNNNNNNNNNNNNNNNNNNNNNNNNNNNNNNNNNNNNNNNNNNNNNNNNNNNNNNNNNNNNNNNNNNNNNNNNNNNNNNNNNNNNNNNNNNNNNNNNNNNNNNNNNNNNNNNNNNNNNNNNNNNNNNNNNNNNNNNNNNNNNNNNNNNNNNNNNNNNNNNNNNNNNNNNNNNNNNNNNNNNNNNNNNNNNNNNNNNNNNNNNNNNNNNNNNNNNNNNNNNNNNNNNNNNNNNNNNNNNNNNNNNNNNNNNNNNNNNNNNNNNNNNNNNNNNNNNNNNNNNNNNNNNNNNNNNNNNNNNNNNNNNNNNNNNNNNNNNNNNNNNNNNNNNNNNNNNNNNNNNNNNNNNNNNNNNNNNNNNNNNNNNNNNNNNNNNNNNNNNNNNNNNNNNNNNNNNNNNNNNNNNNNNNNNNNNNNNNNNNNNNNNNNNNNNNNNNNNNNNNNNNNNNNNNNNNNNNNNNNNNNNNNNNNNNNNNNNNNNNNNNNNNNNNNNNNNNNNNNNNNNNNNNNNNNNNNNNNNNNNNNNNNNNNNNNNNNNNNNNNNNNNNNNNNNNNNNNNNNNNNNNNNNNNNNNNNNNNNNNNNNNNNNNNNNNNNNNNNNNNNNNNNNNNNNNNNNNNNNNNNNNNNNNNNNNNNNNNNNNNNNNNNNNNNNNNNNNNNNNNNNNNNNNNNNNNNNNNNNNNNNNNNNNNNNNNNNNNNNNNNNNNNNNNNNNNNNNNNNNNNNNNNNNNNNNNNNNNNNNNNNNNNNNNNNNNNNNNNNNNNNNNNNNNNNNNNNNNNNNNNNNNNNNNNNNNNNNNNNNNNNNNNNNNNNNNNNNNNNNNNNNNNNNNNNNNNNNNNNNNNNNNNNNNNNNNNNNNNNNNNNNNNNNNNNNNNNNNNNNNNNNNNNNNNNNNNNNNNNNNNNNNNNNNNNNNNNNNNNNNNNNNNNNNNNNNNNNNNNNNNNNNNNNNNNNNNNNNNNNNNNNNNNNNNNNNNNNNNNNNNNNNNNNNNNNNNNNNNNNNNNNNNNNNNNNNNNNNNNNNNNNNNNNNNNNNNNNNNNNNNNNNNNNNNNNNNNNNNNNNNNNNNNNNNNNNNNNNNNNNNNNNNNNNNNNNNNaaaagagagaaaagtgagaattAATTATCAAACTGAAGTCTTCAAGACTGATAGGTTTGCTACGTTGAAAACATTCTTCAGTGAGAAGGTTTTTAACGTGTAGAATTATCTTcttgttttgttcttgattgtaatttatagtttattgtacaaagggtgggtttggctctttgtagggttgagtgtTAGTGAGaattgtaacaaaaggtgggtttggccttttggagagatcgattggagtcaatcgagAGAGATAGTAGAGATAAGgtttttttgattattgagttgcaatcacaaaatcttataattgaattaataaaacgaggtttttccttccttgagtgaggaaggtttttaattcaatcagtgtttgtgtctttacttaaaagcaacttacaagaacctggttcttgttctggggtaaggttttttcacattatttttactaatacactctaccaaacgaccccttagtctttgttttatattaatttaaatgcTAAACTGAATATAACGAGTTAAACTAAGACACGTATATTTGACCTCATACAAATTCAATTATACCATTTTCTAGATAGTCGAGTTAAATTTATATCCTGAATCCGACTCAATCAAATCAATTGATTAGTTAAAGCAACACCATTATTGAACACAAGCTATTTGAAAGTGAtgggaaaatattttaaactaaaatgaaaaagtccaattggCCACCTTATTACAAACAATAGTTGGAAAACCAAGTTTGactagaatatatatatatatatattacagaCGTCTCTCTACCATTTGACAACACAGCAGATACAATTAATAATGTCTCAACAAAACATAGGTGGTGCAAGCTCTTCAAACGATGAAGGAGCAGCAGGTAGCAGTAGGGAACAAGACCGTTTGTTGCCTATAGCTAACGTTGGTcgcataatgaaaaatattcttcCACCAAAtgcaaaaatatcaaaagaagcAAAAGAAACAATGCAAGAATGTGTGTCTGAGTTTATTGGATTTGTGACTGGTGAAGCATCCGATAAGTGTAGAAAAGAGCGTCGGAAGACGGTCAACGGCGACGACATTTGTTGGGCTTTAGGAACATTAGGGTTTGATGATTATAGCGGAGCTTTGAAGAGATATTTACATAGATATAGAGAGAGTGAAGGTGAAAAAGTTAATCAAGAACAAGCAGGAGGAGGAGGATCAGGATCTAATCAACCAAgaaattttcttgattaattatataatattagggtttttattttcaattctccATTTTTACTATTCAATTTGTTTTAATGGAATCATATACAATAAACACATCCAtcattttcaaagttaatttgatttctcttttcttcatttttctaacaagtttaatttctttttataagatcaattttttttgggtatGGGTTCAATTGATATTATCTAgctttttacaaaaaaaaaacacttggttttatgttttttttataagagaTCTTTGTATTTAGATAAAAGAGATctagaaaagttattttcttctattcaaaTTGTAAGAGCGCAAGAGATCTGAATTCCTCCTCAAGTATGCCAGGTTAGTAGATTGAACTATGTATTTGGTATGTGGAAAATACTTTTCAGgaaattagttttaatttttctggtgatcaaatatccaaaaatattttacattaaaagcagaaaaatgattttcttcCCTTATATTCCCCCAATAATAATCTATACAAATGTTTTCTAAGTTTTACAAAGTGTTTGATTATACCAAACACATCTATATTACTGGTTTTATTTTGTctcaaattaattcttttaatttccaTGAAAATTTTCTACTCTTATATGTTATTACAATTGTTGATGAGAACTAATTTGGTCCTTGATTTAAGCTAACTTTCCCTTTCTCTTCCTTATTGTACTGTTTGGTTTGAAGTAGGAATTTGGAAAGTGAAagaaaacaagagaaaaagattAAATCTAGTGTCTTGATATATTCACATTTCTTTTCGTTTCTATCCAACTTAATCAGCATGTTATTTTCAATACTATAATGAGTCCACATATATATCTAGATTTAATTCAACCACATAAACTTGAAAGGTCATTTTCCAAAATTACGTGAAGGAGTAGTTAAGTATGATCCTCCAAAATTGATATATAGTTGAAGATATTGGAACTTGGTTAATATTAGACTTAGATAcagatatataagatagaaagttTAGTTAAAAATTGCTGTGGACCCATAGTTAATGACTCATATACTAGTTGgagaattaatatatatatatattaacatttacGATCATGTCCTTTAAATGGATCCAAAGAAAAGAAGTTGAATAGGGTGTGcatttgattttttgattttttattgttattgaaaGTCATCAAACATTGTATGTACACCAAAGTTAGCCAAACATTCCATAACCTTATTTGCATCTTTGTAACAGTGTTGAATGGTTGAATCTAcccataaaatttaaaatataatacttaaaAGTAAATCAATTATAGATGTCCAACATAAAATACAAACTAATTGTAATGAAAGACAATAAttaaaaaggataaattaaGGTGATTAACTCTAACTTAATTCTAAACCTAAATATTATACTACACATATagttttgttttttcaattttttttttaaaaatccataACTAAACCaaaaaccaaacaaaataaattattaacccaacattaaaccataaaaacaatccaaattaaaattaatctgatttgattttttgatttaattcaaataataCAAACCCGTGAAGTTAGATATATGTTAACACTTCACTCATGTAGATCATAGGGTTATTAGGGTTTCCCAAATTTTATGCATTTTGGTCATGACCATTATACTATTCAACATTTTTTAATTGGAGAATTGAATCAATTCTCAAGGGATTTACTCAAGGTAAATATGATGTTGATTGGAACATGAAGGAGACAAGAAGGTGGCAGACGAGCAAGTCTAGGAGTAAAACACCAATGACAAGAGAGATAATGTTTTGTAGGAAGAGAAAGTTGGTCATTATCCTATGTATATCCAACTATGAAATAGCTAGCTAGCTACTTAGCCTGCAATTGTCTCGTGAGATTTATAGAGGTGAGTTCacttttttgaattattatattttgtccTTCGGAATCACTCAGTTGGTTTGGATGATGATATCAACACGGATGACTCAATGCCTTTTGAGTAAAGCATGTCGCATAGGactgttgggttttatttgctctaaatttcttaccataaataggttttccttttaggaaaaggttttggattgactaatcctttttctggtaggaaaaggtttaggactctataaatagaggaatgttccttctaacttaattagcattcacaatgtagttttaagggctttgagagttttggttagagggagaatttgtgggtcacaagcttgatacgttatcacttgtgtgaacctcccatgtattccgagtgaattggttgaggttgtttccctctgtattttgtacgctcatatttatagtggattgctcatctcctttgtggacgtaggtcgattgaccgaaccacgttaaatctttatgtcttttggtatatttctcgttgtcttcttactcgtggtttTTCGAgatttgcattgctagcttccgcgttacacctgcttattttcggtcctaacaaggaCTTGCctcatataatttatattttagtgtAATTTGCAAATGATTACACAATGAAAATTTACCCAATGcatataaaatattcaaaaaaaagtgCTCATTCAAATtagacatgtttttt comes from Solanum pennellii chromosome 1, SPENNV200 and encodes:
- the LOC107030928 gene encoding nuclear transcription factor Y subunit B-5-like yields the protein MSQQNIGGASSSNDEGAAGSSREQDRLLPIANVGRIMKNILPPNAKISKEAKETMQECVSEFIGFVTGEASDKCRKERRKTVNGDDICWALGTLGFDDYSGALKRYLHRYRESEGEKVNQEQAGGGGSGSNQPRNFLD